In one Arenibacter antarcticus genomic region, the following are encoded:
- a CDS encoding beta-ketoacyl-ACP reductase, which translates to MNRLKGKVAVITGGANGIGKVTVNKFLDEGAIVFCWDINTEAGNRLLEENKGRNLKFNKVDTIKITEVEKAAAQIMEEYGAIDILINNAGITRDATLMKMTQDQWQSVLDVNLTGVFNCTQVISGHMVEKGSGKIVNASSVVGLYGNFGQSNYVATKAGVIGLTKEWARELGRKGINVNAVAPGFIATEMVETIPKKLIADLEGKTPLGRLGKPEDIANAYVFLSSEEASFINGTTLSVDGGLVI; encoded by the coding sequence ATGAATAGATTAAAGGGTAAAGTGGCCGTGATTACTGGAGGTGCAAATGGAATTGGGAAAGTAACGGTGAACAAATTTTTGGACGAAGGTGCCATAGTTTTCTGTTGGGATATCAACACCGAGGCAGGAAATAGGTTGTTGGAGGAAAATAAGGGCAGAAACTTAAAATTTAATAAAGTCGACACCATAAAAATCACCGAGGTAGAAAAGGCCGCTGCTCAAATTATGGAGGAATATGGTGCCATAGATATTCTAATCAATAATGCTGGGATTACTAGAGATGCTACCTTAATGAAAATGACCCAAGACCAATGGCAGTCTGTTTTGGATGTTAACCTTACTGGGGTATTTAATTGTACTCAGGTAATTTCTGGACATATGGTGGAAAAGGGAAGTGGAAAGATTGTTAACGCTTCTTCCGTTGTAGGACTGTACGGAAATTTTGGACAGAGCAATTATGTGGCAACAAAAGCGGGAGTTATTGGACTTACTAAGGAATGGGCTAGGGAATTGGGTAGAAAGGGGATCAATGTAAATGCCGTTGCCCCCGGATTTATTGCTACCGAAATGGTAGAGACCATTCCCAAAAAGCTAATTGCCGATCTAGAGGGCAAAACTCCGCTTGGGCGTTTGGGTAAACCTGAGGACATTGCCAATGCCTATGTTTTTTTATCGTCCGAAGAAGCCAGTTTTATTAATGGGACCACCCTAAGCGTGGATGGAGGACTGGTCATATAA
- a CDS encoding YceI family protein, with the protein MKKVLGFTTILLLLAFNFKDSPVNHSVITIAPESRLMISGTTNINTFSCDFDTDRLKEPIPVHFEKIGEKYIFQKATLVLNNFGFDCGNRGINRDFHDLLESEEYPQIELKLKEIIGDILNASALTAVVEIKIAGIKNSYRIPVAIADNKPSCVSGALKLSLGDFKLKAPKKALGLIVVHDSITINFDLELQMG; encoded by the coding sequence ATGAAAAAGGTATTGGGCTTCACTACAATTTTATTACTACTTGCTTTTAATTTCAAAGATTCTCCAGTAAACCATTCGGTAATTACCATTGCACCGGAAAGTAGGTTAATGATATCTGGGACTACCAATATCAATACCTTTAGCTGTGATTTTGACACCGATAGATTAAAGGAACCTATCCCTGTCCATTTCGAAAAAATTGGTGAGAAATATATTTTCCAAAAAGCTACTTTAGTATTGAACAACTTTGGTTTTGACTGTGGTAACAGAGGTATAAATAGAGACTTCCACGATCTTTTAGAATCTGAGGAATATCCACAGATAGAATTAAAACTCAAAGAGATTATAGGAGACATATTAAACGCTTCGGCATTAACGGCTGTGGTAGAAATAAAAATTGCAGGCATCAAAAATTCTTATAGAATTCCAGTCGCCATAGCGGATAACAAACCTAGTTGTGTTTCAGGTGCATTAAAATTAAGTTTGGGCGACTTTAAGCTCAAAGCCCCTAAAAAAGCACTAGGTCTTATTGTGGTCCACGATTCCATTACCATTAATTTCGATTTGGAATTACAAATGGGATAG
- a CDS encoding YceI family protein produces MMRFNLSRIVTGVLFMFLLFGNSLTAQKYQLVNGESSLLVLGTSSIHDWEIVAENQAGVLILKNAETGELDHLSLEIITESLKSGKSAMDKNTYKALNTKSHKKILFQLSEVKEVKPNGSGKFKVKVLGDLTIAGVKRATSLDLDMTVASNKVTLVGAKKIKMTDFKIDPPKALLGTITTGDDITIKFNTVLTK; encoded by the coding sequence ATGATGAGATTCAATTTAAGCAGAATCGTAACAGGGGTTTTATTTATGTTTTTACTGTTTGGCAACAGCCTTACAGCACAAAAGTACCAATTGGTAAATGGGGAATCGTCCTTACTAGTACTCGGTACTTCCAGCATACACGATTGGGAAATTGTCGCTGAAAACCAGGCAGGAGTCTTGATACTTAAAAATGCAGAGACCGGGGAATTGGACCACTTAAGTCTAGAGATAATTACCGAAAGCTTAAAAAGTGGTAAGTCTGCAATGGACAAAAACACCTACAAGGCATTGAATACGAAGAGCCATAAAAAGATTCTCTTCCAACTATCCGAAGTAAAAGAAGTGAAACCAAACGGTAGCGGCAAATTTAAGGTAAAGGTATTAGGAGATCTGACCATTGCCGGTGTAAAGAGAGCTACTTCACTGGATCTTGATATGACAGTAGCAAGCAATAAGGTTACTCTTGTTGGAGCAAAGAAAATAAAAATGACAGATTTCAAAATTGACCCGCCTAAAGCGCTATTGGGAACTATTACCACCGGTGATGACATCACCATAAAATTTAATACCGTTTTAACTAAATAG
- the mgrA gene encoding L-glyceraldehyde 3-phosphate reductase produces the protein MKVKDSFGPRPYKADDTRYNTMQYRRCGNSGILLPLISLGLWHNFGHTNDLETGRSLLRCAFDNGITHFDLANNYGPPYGAAEENFGRIFKEDFQPYRDELLISSKAGWDMWPGPYGNFGSRKYLVASLDQSLKRMGLDYVDIFYHHRPDPDTPLEETMGALHHLVQKGKALYAGISQYPADLTARAAKIMKDLGTPLLIHQPRYNMLDRWVEDGLLGELEKQGMGAIAFSPLEQGILTNKYLNGIPKDSRATKDGRYLKESQITPELLKKVGALNNIAKNRGQSLAQMAIAWLLKDERISTVLVGVSKKEQLLDNLEALKNIKFSESELKEIKSVLG, from the coding sequence ATGAAAGTAAAAGATTCTTTTGGTCCTAGGCCTTATAAGGCCGATGATACACGATACAACACAATGCAATACCGCCGTTGTGGTAATAGCGGCATACTATTGCCCCTTATCTCCTTGGGATTATGGCATAATTTTGGTCATACCAATGATTTGGAAACAGGACGTAGTTTACTGCGCTGTGCTTTTGATAATGGGATTACCCATTTTGATCTGGCCAATAACTACGGTCCCCCATACGGGGCTGCCGAAGAAAATTTTGGTCGGATTTTTAAGGAAGATTTTCAGCCCTATCGCGATGAACTTTTGATTTCCAGTAAAGCTGGCTGGGATATGTGGCCTGGGCCTTATGGAAATTTTGGTTCCCGTAAATATCTGGTAGCCTCCTTAGATCAGAGTCTTAAACGTATGGGGCTGGATTATGTGGATATTTTTTACCATCACAGACCCGATCCAGACACACCCTTAGAGGAGACTATGGGTGCGTTGCACCATTTGGTGCAAAAGGGAAAGGCACTTTATGCGGGCATTTCACAATACCCGGCAGATCTGACTGCCAGAGCAGCTAAAATAATGAAAGATCTAGGGACCCCTCTTTTGATCCATCAACCGAGATATAATATGCTGGACCGTTGGGTAGAAGATGGATTGTTGGGGGAATTGGAAAAACAAGGAATGGGGGCTATTGCATTTTCTCCCCTAGAACAAGGGATACTCACCAATAAATATCTAAACGGCATTCCAAAGGACAGTCGCGCAACTAAAGACGGACGATATTTAAAGGAATCCCAAATTACGCCTGAACTTTTGAAGAAGGTAGGTGCTCTGAACAATATCGCAAAAAATAGGGGACAGAGTCTTGCCCAAATGGCCATCGCCTGGTTGTTAAAAGATGAACGAATTTCTACGGTTCTAGTAGGGGTAAGTAAGAAAGAGCAATTGCTCGATAATTTGGAGGCCTTGAAAAACATAAAATTTTCTGAGTCCGAATTAAAAGAAATAAAATCAGTATTGGGATAG
- a CDS encoding DUF5996 family protein encodes MTLPYLPYNSWKDTRITIHLILQIIGKIRLAIMPRKNHWWYVTEYVSIAGFSTHPIPMNDGLNTFEITLNVHKKMVQFKNSKGEYREILLQDGYSVGQFYTDSMAILKGWGVTPKFINKPLDMGVEKPFDEISEFHHYDWASIHTFWQMMLWNDGVLKEFSGLFYGKTCPVHIYWHHMDLTVTRFSGKLAPPMDVNARILEKDAYSHEVISFGFWAGDDNMPEPAYYSYTFPAPPKLKKEPLKPKSAFWMDANGSPMAMLKFGDIINSKDPRNEVLNFLESAYQAGAKCAQWEVEDYKVPPLNAF; translated from the coding sequence ATGACCTTACCGTATCTTCCATACAATTCCTGGAAAGACACCAGGATTACCATACATTTAATTTTGCAAATAATTGGAAAAATAAGACTCGCCATCATGCCAAGAAAAAACCATTGGTGGTATGTTACCGAGTATGTTTCAATAGCGGGGTTTTCTACACATCCTATCCCGATGAATGACGGGTTAAATACCTTTGAAATCACCCTTAATGTTCATAAAAAAATGGTCCAATTTAAAAATAGTAAAGGGGAATATCGGGAGATTCTTCTGCAAGACGGCTACTCCGTAGGTCAATTTTATACTGATTCCATGGCAATTTTAAAGGGATGGGGGGTAACGCCCAAGTTCATAAATAAACCATTGGATATGGGCGTCGAGAAACCTTTTGATGAAATTTCTGAATTCCATCATTATGATTGGGCATCCATACACACCTTTTGGCAGATGATGCTTTGGAATGATGGCGTACTAAAAGAGTTTAGTGGCTTATTTTATGGTAAGACCTGTCCAGTACATATTTATTGGCATCACATGGATCTTACAGTCACCAGATTTTCTGGTAAATTGGCACCGCCTATGGATGTCAATGCAAGGATACTGGAAAAAGATGCTTATTCACATGAAGTAATTAGTTTTGGGTTCTGGGCCGGTGATGATAATATGCCCGAACCTGCGTACTATTCCTATACTTTTCCAGCGCCACCGAAATTGAAAAAAGAACCCCTAAAACCAAAAAGTGCTTTTTGGATGGATGCCAATGGAAGTCCAATGGCCATGTTAAAATTTGGGGATATTATAAATAGCAAGGATCCAAGAAATGAGGTTTTAAATTTTTTGGAAAGTGCCTATCAAGCTGGGGCAAAATGTGCCCAATGGGAGGTAGAAGACTATAAGGTTCCGCCTTTAAATGCCTTTTAA
- a CDS encoding universal stress protein, with product MKQLEKILVPIDINGDYSEQLNTAIKIAHVYNSEIIIVHVLSEEAGSGSISMRKMLLDSVLESLNKINDTLKKERIITKDPIIKHGKLIENILKVATKQDVNLIVAGSGYRLKDKGHKLGNNAEKLMRYSHIPVWVATTKTESKISNIICPVDFSEPARGALNNAISLAGDFNATLRVLGVVEPVLNLSPRYQLDDLEEENTRRMQQLEKEMGDFLKDFDFAGIDYVVDIYAGNVPMTILNMIKKHNHDLLIMGTTGRSGLKRVLMGSVTNKVTRELPCSFITTKSKDILHLRFYNEVKEIETHFKKGVKLADKGEHKGAIREFTACLRINTMYIPAIYKLSEVYKLMGDEAKAIYYDNMAKELLTRLWDEKLEEKIRKHYKSSLK from the coding sequence ATGAAGCAGCTCGAAAAAATTCTGGTACCAATCGACATCAATGGCGATTACAGTGAACAATTGAACACGGCAATTAAAATTGCCCATGTTTATAATTCTGAGATTATTATTGTACATGTCCTCTCGGAAGAAGCTGGAAGTGGGAGTATCAGTATGAGAAAGATGCTGTTAGACAGTGTATTAGAGTCCTTGAACAAGATAAATGACACCCTGAAAAAGGAACGGATAATCACTAAGGATCCAATTATTAAGCACGGCAAGCTAATAGAAAATATTCTAAAAGTAGCCACTAAACAAGACGTTAATTTAATCGTTGCAGGATCTGGATATAGATTAAAAGACAAAGGTCATAAACTTGGCAATAATGCCGAAAAGCTTATGCGATACTCGCATATCCCAGTATGGGTAGCTACCACCAAAACGGAGTCGAAAATCAGCAATATAATTTGCCCAGTAGATTTTTCGGAGCCAGCTAGAGGCGCACTCAATAACGCCATTTCCTTAGCAGGGGATTTTAACGCAACCCTTAGGGTTTTGGGTGTTGTAGAACCTGTACTTAACCTTTCGCCAAGGTATCAGTTAGATGACTTGGAAGAGGAAAACACACGTAGGATGCAGCAGTTGGAAAAGGAAATGGGGGACTTTTTAAAAGATTTTGATTTTGCTGGTATAGACTACGTGGTAGACATTTATGCAGGAAATGTTCCTATGACTATATTGAATATGATTAAAAAGCACAACCATGACTTGCTTATAATGGGGACCACCGGGCGTTCTGGTTTAAAGCGCGTATTAATGGGGAGTGTTACCAATAAGGTTACCCGAGAACTTCCCTGTTCTTTTATCACTACAAAATCTAAAGACATTCTGCATTTACGGTTTTATAATGAGGTAAAGGAAATAGAAACCCATTTTAAAAAGGGTGTTAAATTGGCCGACAAGGGAGAACATAAAGGGGCAATACGGGAATTTACTGCCTGTTTGCGTATCAACACCATGTATATCCCGGCCATTTATAAACTGTCCGAAGTTTATAAACTTATGGGAGACGAAGCAAAAGCTATTTATTATGACAATATGGCTAAGGAATTATTAACCCGACTTTGGGACGAAAAACTAGAGGAAAAAATAAGGAAGCACTATAAATCCTCCTTAAAGTAA
- a CDS encoding glycoside hydrolase family 32 protein, producing the protein MKNHHLKFVLVLAALCLVLACKDQGKKEDKDPAVHSENALDTEAEMYRPNFHFTPKVGWMNDPNGMFYYNGYYHLYYQHYPDGNKWGPMHWGHAISTDMVAWKEQPIALYPDEKGYIFSGSAVVDLENTSGFGIGGKVPIIAMFTYHNTDIKKAKGIDVESQAIAYSLDEGLTWTKYSGNPVIENPGIRNFRDPKVSWNKEQKKWIMVLAANDKVMFYGSKDLKSWELLSDFGGDWDRELGTHGGVWECPDLFPIPVEGSEETKWVLLVSINPGGPNGGSATQYFIGDFDGTKFIMDTEFEAVLNKGQNHWLDFGKDNYAGVSFSNVTSKDGGKFYMGWMSNWEYANKVPTETWRSAMTVAREIKMFKDDKSYRLASHPVDEIDAYKVGKYKKENIQVDGETALIKVEKVDLSRAAINFTISELKKDSFTFKLSNKVGDELSFGYDGTNNTYFLDRSKSGKTGFSTTFSNKRSTAERISSSKQLTGTLLLDKTSIELFYDDGSTVMTEIFFPNAPFETLSVASVSQDFILDNLEVNQLNRH; encoded by the coding sequence ATGAAAAATCATCACTTAAAATTTGTGCTAGTTCTTGCAGCACTTTGCCTAGTTTTAGCTTGTAAAGATCAAGGGAAGAAGGAGGATAAAGACCCCGCGGTCCATAGTGAGAATGCGTTGGATACGGAAGCGGAAATGTATCGTCCAAATTTTCATTTTACGCCAAAGGTAGGTTGGATGAATGATCCGAATGGAATGTTCTATTACAATGGATATTACCATTTATATTATCAGCATTATCCAGACGGTAATAAATGGGGGCCCATGCATTGGGGTCACGCCATAAGTACCGATATGGTAGCGTGGAAGGAGCAACCTATTGCACTTTATCCGGACGAAAAGGGATATATTTTTTCTGGAAGTGCGGTGGTGGATCTGGAAAATACCTCTGGCTTTGGCATAGGAGGGAAAGTGCCCATCATTGCCATGTTTACCTATCATAATACGGATATTAAAAAGGCCAAAGGAATAGATGTGGAATCCCAGGCCATTGCCTATTCCTTAGACGAAGGACTTACTTGGACCAAATATTCAGGTAATCCGGTTATAGAGAACCCGGGAATTAGAAATTTTAGGGATCCCAAGGTTTCTTGGAACAAGGAACAAAAAAAATGGATTATGGTCCTGGCTGCCAATGATAAAGTGATGTTCTATGGGTCCAAAGATTTAAAAAGCTGGGAGCTGTTATCGGATTTTGGCGGAGATTGGGATAGGGAGCTAGGAACACACGGAGGTGTCTGGGAATGCCCAGATCTTTTTCCCATTCCAGTAGAGGGTTCTGAGGAAACCAAATGGGTGCTCCTTGTAAGTATTAATCCTGGCGGACCTAACGGGGGTAGTGCCACGCAATATTTCATTGGTGATTTTGATGGCACAAAATTTATCATGGATACGGAATTTGAAGCTGTCCTGAATAAGGGACAGAACCATTGGCTTGATTTTGGGAAGGACAATTATGCAGGGGTCAGCTTTTCTAATGTCACCTCTAAGGACGGAGGAAAATTTTATATGGGCTGGATGTCCAATTGGGAATATGCCAATAAAGTCCCTACCGAAACCTGGCGTAGTGCCATGACCGTGGCCAGAGAAATAAAAATGTTCAAAGATGACAAATCTTACAGATTAGCTTCTCATCCAGTAGATGAAATTGATGCATATAAAGTGGGTAAGTATAAGAAAGAAAATATTCAGGTCGATGGAGAAACAGCTCTCATCAAGGTTGAGAAGGTTGATCTTTCACGCGCTGCGATCAACTTTACCATTTCAGAACTAAAAAAGGATAGTTTCACCTTTAAACTTTCCAACAAAGTAGGGGACGAGTTATCCTTTGGTTACGATGGGACCAACAATACTTATTTCCTCGACCGTAGTAAATCCGGCAAAACAGGATTTTCCACAACTTTCTCTAATAAGAGGAGTACTGCGGAACGGATTTCCAGTAGTAAACAACTGACTGGGACCCTACTTTTAGATAAGACCTCCATAGAGTTGTTTTATGACGATGGGTCGACGGTGATGACGGAAATTTTCTTTCCCAATGCACCATTCGAGACGCTTTCGGTAGCGTCGGTAAGTCAGGACTTTATACTTGATAATTTGGAGGTTAATCAGCTTAATAGGCACTAA
- a CDS encoding sugar porter family MFS transporter: protein MKKILVWSITAALAGFLFGFDTVVISGADKKLQLLWGSSDVFHGSVVMAMALWGTVVGALFGGIPTNRLGRKKTLFWIGVFYTVSALGSALANDPTTFAIFRFLGGLGVGASTIAAPAYISEIAPAKDRGKLVGLYQFNIVFGILVAFLSNYLLSGIGENAWRWMLGVEAIPAVIYTLFVLTVPQSPRWLLTKLRTTEARKVLQVIHPGQDVEKLMLEINQENENKVPGENIFMKKYRFPLILAFCMAFFNQASGINAFLYYAPRILGEAGLGESTALLSSIGIGVINLLFTLLGIFLIDRLGRKQLMYIGSFGYIVSLTLVSCAFYLDWEGMSVAIFLFLFIAAHAVGQGTVIWVFISEIFPNHLRGSGQSFGSSVHWILAAVIPSLIPVLFTAIGAGTVFAIFAFMMVLQLLFVAFFMPETKGISLEVLSKSLSSSKGSNTGKVVLLKKDE from the coding sequence ATGAAGAAAATTTTGGTGTGGTCTATTACGGCAGCTTTAGCGGGATTTTTATTTGGGTTTGACACGGTAGTGATATCCGGAGCCGATAAAAAATTGCAACTCCTATGGGGATCTTCGGATGTGTTCCATGGTTCCGTAGTAATGGCCATGGCCTTATGGGGGACCGTGGTAGGTGCATTATTCGGCGGAATACCTACGAATAGGTTGGGTAGAAAGAAAACCTTGTTTTGGATAGGTGTTTTTTATACCGTATCCGCCTTGGGTTCGGCTTTGGCAAATGACCCTACCACCTTTGCAATCTTTAGGTTTTTGGGAGGCTTGGGTGTGGGTGCTTCCACGATTGCCGCTCCTGCTTATATTTCTGAAATAGCCCCCGCAAAGGATAGGGGAAAATTGGTAGGCTTGTATCAGTTTAATATCGTCTTCGGGATATTAGTAGCCTTCTTATCCAATTACCTATTAAGTGGTATTGGTGAAAATGCCTGGCGATGGATGCTTGGGGTAGAGGCCATTCCTGCTGTGATTTATACCCTATTTGTCTTGACCGTTCCCCAGAGTCCCAGGTGGCTTCTGACCAAGTTGCGTACCACAGAAGCAAGAAAGGTACTTCAAGTGATACATCCAGGTCAGGATGTGGAAAAACTGATGTTGGAAATAAATCAGGAAAACGAGAATAAGGTTCCGGGGGAGAACATTTTTATGAAGAAATACCGGTTCCCATTGATCCTTGCCTTTTGTATGGCCTTTTTTAATCAAGCCTCGGGTATCAATGCCTTTTTATACTATGCCCCTAGAATTTTAGGAGAGGCAGGTCTTGGAGAAAGTACTGCCTTATTGAGCAGTATAGGAATCGGGGTTATCAATCTTCTTTTTACGCTCTTGGGCATTTTTCTTATCGATAGGCTGGGACGAAAGCAATTAATGTATATCGGTTCCTTCGGATATATAGTATCACTCACCTTAGTGTCATGTGCCTTTTACTTAGATTGGGAGGGGATGTCCGTAGCTATATTCCTCTTCCTATTCATTGCTGCACATGCGGTAGGACAGGGCACTGTCATTTGGGTATTTATATCCGAAATTTTCCCGAACCACTTACGAGGTTCAGGGCAATCTTTTGGTAGTTCCGTTCACTGGATCCTGGCGGCTGTTATTCCTTCCCTTATTCCTGTATTATTTACTGCAATAGGTGCAGGAACCGTATTTGCCATCTTTGCTTTTATGATGGTTTTACAACTGCTATTTGTGGCATTTTTTATGCCCGAAACGAAGGGGATTTCATTGGAAGTCCTTAGTAAATCCCTGAGTAGCTCCAAGGGGTCTAATACGGGGAAAGTAGTACTGCTTAAAAAAGATGAATAA
- a CDS encoding arylsulfatase: MRIITRSLLLTLIFALLFLGCKTKVEKVMVTEANPKKPNIIFIYMDDLGYGDLSAYGATEISTPNMDALAKGGIQFTNGYATSATCTPSRYGILTGRYPWRNKDARILPGTAPLIIDTAQMTVPKMLQGEGYATGIVGKWHLGLGSGNVNWNERVSPGPNEVGFDYSYIMAATQDRVPTVYIADGLVDGLDPDDPIEVSYHKNFEGEPTGLENPELTTMKWHHGHNNSIVNGIPRIGFMKGGEAAKWSDIDMADHFLAKAQQYVKEQKSAPFFLYYALQQPHVPRTPHPRFAGKTGMGPRGDVILEADWIIGEFMKTLKEEGILENTLIVFSSDNGPVVNDGYYDDSEEKLGNHTPSGILRGGKYSLYDAGTKVPFITYWKGTITPSKSNAMVCQLDLLTSLAALVGSEVKGEDSINLLDEFLGKSNKGREELVLEATTRTAFRKGNWAMIPPYKGAVINKQVKIELGNSEEYQLYNLEKDPGQKENLAKSNLDKLQELVTDYEKIRN, translated from the coding sequence ATGAGAATTATTACAAGAAGCTTACTCCTGACTCTAATCTTTGCATTGCTTTTTCTGGGATGTAAAACAAAAGTAGAAAAGGTAATGGTTACGGAGGCGAATCCCAAAAAACCCAATATTATATTTATTTATATGGACGATTTGGGGTACGGTGATTTAAGTGCTTACGGTGCAACGGAGATCAGTACTCCTAATATGGATGCCTTGGCTAAGGGAGGAATTCAATTTACCAATGGCTATGCTACTTCCGCCACTTGCACCCCGAGTAGGTATGGAATATTAACGGGTAGGTATCCCTGGCGCAACAAGGATGCCAGAATATTACCGGGTACCGCACCTCTGATAATTGATACGGCTCAAATGACTGTGCCTAAAATGTTGCAAGGAGAAGGTTATGCCACTGGTATTGTGGGTAAATGGCATTTGGGACTTGGGAGTGGAAATGTAAATTGGAATGAAAGGGTATCACCTGGACCAAATGAAGTTGGTTTTGATTATTCCTATATTATGGCTGCAACCCAGGATAGGGTACCAACGGTGTACATTGCAGACGGTCTTGTAGATGGGTTAGACCCAGATGACCCTATTGAAGTAAGTTATCACAAAAACTTTGAAGGCGAACCAACCGGCTTAGAAAACCCTGAATTAACTACTATGAAATGGCATCACGGTCATAATAACAGCATAGTGAACGGTATCCCTAGAATAGGGTTTATGAAAGGAGGGGAGGCTGCCAAATGGAGCGATATTGATATGGCCGATCATTTTCTGGCCAAGGCCCAACAGTATGTAAAAGAGCAAAAAAGTGCACCTTTCTTTCTTTATTACGCCTTGCAACAGCCACATGTGCCACGTACACCGCATCCGCGATTTGCAGGAAAAACCGGAATGGGTCCAAGAGGGGATGTTATTTTGGAGGCCGACTGGATCATAGGTGAATTCATGAAAACCTTGAAGGAGGAAGGCATTCTTGAAAATACATTAATCGTCTTCTCTAGTGATAATGGTCCTGTAGTCAACGATGGTTACTACGACGACTCCGAAGAAAAACTAGGTAATCATACCCCTTCAGGTATTTTACGAGGTGGGAAATACAGTTTATACGATGCGGGTACCAAGGTTCCATTTATCACGTATTGGAAGGGTACCATAACCCCTAGTAAATCTAACGCCATGGTATGTCAGTTAGACTTGCTGACCTCCTTGGCTGCCTTGGTGGGGAGTGAGGTAAAAGGAGAAGATAGTATAAATCTTTTGGATGAATTCTTGGGCAAGTCCAATAAGGGACGAGAGGAACTGGTTTTGGAAGCTACTACAAGAACGGCTTTTAGAAAGGGTAATTGGGCTATGATTCCACCGTATAAGGGAGCGGTAATAAACAAGCAGGTGAAAATTGAGTTGGGCAATTCCGAGGAATATCAACTGTATAATCTGGAAAAAGATCCAGGTCAAAAGGAAAATTTAGCCAAATCCAATTTAGATAAACTTCAAGAATTAGTTACTGATTATGAGAAAATAAGAAACTAG
- a CDS encoding OmpA family protein, with the protein MKLAFGKSIRLKATKQEMEMKDTEELILETSKGDQKSESSIIAQDETVLPVENEKLITEEEKGIIEKELIFGTISNTSLNNSQRGNLDEVSDILQRQPDATIEIIGHTCAIGSPWDNHLLGLLRAKSAADYLISKGIAEDRITVLSKAEVEPIAPYTYENDRRKNRRITKFLKYE; encoded by the coding sequence TTGAAATTAGCTTTTGGAAAGTCCATAAGGTTAAAGGCAACAAAACAGGAAATGGAGATGAAGGATACTGAAGAATTGATCCTAGAAACTTCCAAAGGGGATCAAAAAAGTGAGTCTTCGATCATAGCACAGGATGAAACTGTTTTACCTGTGGAAAATGAAAAATTAATTACAGAGGAAGAGAAAGGGATTATTGAAAAAGAATTGATCTTTGGGACAATAAGTAATACGTCGCTCAATAACTCGCAAAGGGGAAATTTGGATGAGGTGTCTGATATACTGCAGCGACAGCCTGATGCTACTATAGAAATAATAGGACATACGTGCGCTATTGGAAGTCCATGGGATAATCATCTATTAGGTCTTCTTCGTGCAAAGTCGGCAGCAGATTATTTGATTTCTAAGGGAATTGCTGAGGATAGAATAACTGTTCTATCTAAAGCGGAAGTGGAGCCAATCGCTCCATATACTTATGAAAACGATCGTCGGAAAAATAGAAGGATAACCAAGTTTTTAAAATACGAATAG
- a CDS encoding gluconate 2-dehydrogenase subunit 3 family protein — MERREAVIKISWILKSVYLAPSIFTGFLSCKSEVSSANLYVFSKEQDKLVTAIADSILPRTETPSASDVKVNLYLDLMLNEVFEDAYKNSFLKGLDEFDENCKAFTGNNFLELNESEKQDYLNRLEKEANAVEKVNLEPFFRRFKMLVVTIYFSTEQGVKQNLDYAPIPGPYLGDVEFTSETRIMKGN; from the coding sequence ATGGAAAGAAGGGAAGCGGTTATAAAAATATCATGGATTTTGAAATCTGTTTATTTGGCCCCCTCTATTTTTACAGGATTCCTAAGTTGTAAAAGTGAGGTTTCTAGTGCTAATCTTTATGTATTTAGTAAGGAACAGGACAAATTGGTAACTGCTATTGCAGATTCCATTCTTCCTAGAACGGAAACACCTAGTGCCTCCGATGTAAAGGTGAATCTATATTTGGATCTAATGCTTAATGAAGTATTTGAAGATGCGTATAAGAATAGTTTTTTAAAAGGACTGGATGAGTTTGATGAGAATTGTAAGGCTTTTACAGGTAATAATTTCCTTGAGCTTAACGAATCGGAAAAACAGGATTATCTCAATAGATTGGAGAAGGAAGCAAATGCGGTAGAAAAGGTCAATTTAGAACCTTTTTTTCGCAGATTTAAAATGCTTGTAGTTACTATTTACTTCTCAACAGAACAAGGGGTGAAACAAAACTTAGATTACGCTCCCATTCCTGGACCCTATCTTGGGGATGTTGAATTTACGTCAGAAACAAGGATTATGAAGGGGAATTAA